GTCGGCACGCGCTCGTTGACCATGTTCGAGAAGGTGATGTATTCCTTGGTCAGATCGTCGCCAGGAGCGGGCATCCCTTCGGTAACGACCTTTTCTTGGCGATTCGCGTAGGCCTGTTCGCCACCCGCTTCGGCTTCTTCGCTGTCTTTCGCGCTCAATGCAGTCGCGGCTTTGCGCAACGCCATGCGGATTTGGGCGTTGAATGCCATGTAGTCTTTGTTGCGGCCCAGAACGGCGTTCGACATCTTGAGCGCGCGATCCAGCCGCCAGTTGGCGTCATCGACCAACTCGGCCAGATTCAGCCCACCGATCCGCGACGGGAAATCGCCCAGGAATTCCATCAACTCATCGCCAAAGCCAACCGCTTCAAACAGTTGCGCCCCGCGATAGCCTTCGATGGTGGTGATCCCCATCTTCGAGATCACCTTCTTGACCGTATCTTCCAGAGCAGCAAACAGGTTTTCCAAGCATTCATGGCTGGAAAGCGTGTAGTCTTGTTTGGTGTCCGGGTCTTTGAAGGTCAAGCCGTTCTTGATCAAACGCAGCATCAAATACGGATGCACCGCGTCGGCCCCGAATCCGACCAACACGCAGATGTCGTGCCCTTCTTGGATGTCGCCGGCTTGCACCACGAGGCTGCATCGTTCGCGCAACCCCTGTTTGCACAAGTACGTATGCACCGCGCCCAATGCGAGTAGCGACGGGATGGGCACCATGCCTTCCACGAACGCTTCTTTGTCGCTGATGGCGATGACGTTGTACCCGGCATGAACCGCCTTTTCGGCTTCGCTGCGGAGGCGATGCAGTGCCTCGTTCAGCGCATCGCGTCCCCCGCGTTGCGGGTAGACTGCCGACAACGTCGTCAGGCCCAGCAATTCGTTGGCGCGGATTTCTTCCAGGTTCGCGTCCGACAACACCGGCATGGACAATTCCATCTGCCGGATCGGCAATTCATCCGATGACTTGTTGCTCAGGCTGGAGCGACCCAAATAGGTGCTCAGCGACATCGCACCACCTTCGCGGTACGGATCGATGGGCGGATTGGTCACTTCCGCGAATGTCTGTTGCAGATATTTGAACAGCGTGGGGTGATGTGCCGAGAAAATCGTCAGCACCCGGTCGTAGCCCATCGACGACAGCGGCTCTTTCTTGAGCTTGGCCATGTCTTTGACGAACTGTGCCCGTTCGAAGTCCCAACCGTGAGCTTGCAGCAAATGCTCGATCGACCAACTGCGATCCCGGAGCATGCTGCCGACTTGATCGTCCATCTGCGACGAGAAATCGAACTTCTCGGGGACGACAATTTGCTGACGATTCAGCCCGTGAATGTCGCCGCCCAGTTCCGCCTTGGCCTCGGCGGCAATGCGAGCCATAATTTGATAGCTGTCCAACCGTTCGCCAGTGGTGGTATCCAAGGCGATCATCTGGCCGGGCTGCAACTGACCGGAGGCGACAATCGTGCTATTGTCGAGACCGAACACGCCGGATTCGGAACCAATGTACAGCCAGCCGCGTTGGTCGCTGCACCAGCGCACCGGTCGCAAGCCCATGCGGTCGACGACGCCGACCAGGACCGAGCCATCGCTGGCGACCAACCCCGCAGGGCCGTCCCAGGCGCACAGGCTGCCAAAGGTTCGGCGGCAGTAGGTAAACAAATCCACGGCGTCTTGGCCCCAGACTTCGGCTTCGCTGTCCCAAACGGGAGGCAACGACACGCGCAACGCCCGGAACAGACTCCAGTTGCGTTCCATGACCAAGTGTTCGACCCATTCATCCAAGCTGGCCGAATCGGACATCTTGGGGGTGAGCAGATCTTGGCCGGGGAGCTGGGGTTCCAATCCGCGTGCGTATGCCTGAACCGCATTGCGGTTGGTGCGGATGGTGTTGATTTCCCCGTTGTGGCACAGGAATCGGAACGGCTGCGCTAATCGCCAGTTGGGGTAGGTGTTCGTGCTATACCGACGGTGGAAATAGGCGATGCCGGTTTCGACTGTCGGGTCGTGGAGATCGGAATAGAAATTGATGAACTGCTGGCTGGTGAGCAGCCCCTTGTAGCTCATCAATCGCGAGGAAAGCGAGCAAGCGTAGACATCCAGCCCAGCTTGGGTGAGCTGCTGACGCAGTTCCAACCGGCGGCGATACAGCCAAACATCAGCTTGAACGGGGTCGCCATCGACGCGAAACAGCAATTGCTCGATCCGAGCGGGCTGATTTTCGCGGGAGGAAGCGGGGATCGCATCCGGATTGGTGGGGACATTCCGCCAGCCAAACAGGTGGATCGGTCCGCCGCTGAGCAGCGATTGAATCAGCGCCTTGGCTTGATCGATTTTGCCGGGGGCCGAATCGAAGAAGAAAAAGACACCCAGCCCGATGCGGTCTTCGGGTTTGAGGTATCGCGCTTGATCAAATTTATGACGTTTTGCCTCTTCGCGGAAGAAAGCCTGAGGAATCTGGAGGGTTAAACCAGCGCCGTCACCGGCTTCACCGCAAACACCGCCACGATGTTCGAGGCTTGCTAAGGC
This DNA window, taken from Tuwongella immobilis, encodes the following:
- a CDS encoding glutamate synthase-related protein codes for the protein MQGYGLELVRSKRLLYQDEVGSDACGIGGVAAKDGKPSAEVLKKSLLALASLEHRGGVCGEAGDGAGLTLQIPQAFFREEAKRHKFDQARYLKPEDRIGLGVFFFFDSAPGKIDQAKALIQSLLSGGPIHLFGWRNVPTNPDAIPASSRENQPARIEQLLFRVDGDPVQADVWLYRRRLELRQQLTQAGLDVYACSLSSRLMSYKGLLTSQQFINFYSDLHDPTVETGIAYFHRRYSTNTYPNWRLAQPFRFLCHNGEINTIRTNRNAVQAYARGLEPQLPGQDLLTPKMSDSASLDEWVEHLVMERNWSLFRALRVSLPPVWDSEAEVWGQDAVDLFTYCRRTFGSLCAWDGPAGLVASDGSVLVGVVDRMGLRPVRWCSDQRGWLYIGSESGVFGLDNSTIVASGQLQPGQMIALDTTTGERLDSYQIMARIAAEAKAELGGDIHGLNRQQIVVPEKFDFSSQMDDQVGSMLRDRSWSIEHLLQAHGWDFERAQFVKDMAKLKKEPLSSMGYDRVLTIFSAHHPTLFKYLQQTFAEVTNPPIDPYREGGAMSLSTYLGRSSLSNKSSDELPIRQMELSMPVLSDANLEEIRANELLGLTTLSAVYPQRGGRDALNEALHRLRSEAEKAVHAGYNVIAISDKEAFVEGMVPIPSLLALGAVHTYLCKQGLRERCSLVVQAGDIQEGHDICVLVGFGADAVHPYLMLRLIKNGLTFKDPDTKQDYTLSSHECLENLFAALEDTVKKVISKMGITTIEGYRGAQLFEAVGFGDELMEFLGDFPSRIGGLNLAELVDDANWRLDRALKMSNAVLGRNKDYMAFNAQIRMALRKAATALSAKDSEEAEAGGEQAYANRQEKVVTEGMPAPGDDLTKEYITFSNMVNERVPTVLRDLFLIKRSNVPISPDEVQPAVDMVRDHFRGAAMSHGALTGLSHQTLAAAFNDLDGYSNSGEGGEARFRNDAPERPWGPFWEQTLAERLANPDELTLGGDPRKSRYRSRIRQLASGRFGVDAEYLINADELQIKMAQGAKPGEGGQLMGKKVTKEIAEIRYGKPGNDLISPPPHHDIYSIEDLAQLIYDLKAIKPGIPVSVKLVAVENIGTIAVGVAKAGADIIEIDGIDGGTGAAMVSSKEHAGLPSEMGLAEAHQALVVNGLRKSVVLRVGGGIKTGYDIIKYSLFGADQFSFGQGLMVSVGCIVCKSCHIPNCPTGITGSPEKFYGHPQHTKTYLLSVAEETRQLLRSMGFRHLTEITGRSDLLIKNPGLNGRPSLVDVSRFIQPDMAMDRLEEKFPQSVGAIGVCETPTEKSLNMRIVEAARDAIESKQSADLMFRIRNSDRSVGATVAGLIARMYGREGMPNHRRVKVRFEGEAGQSFGAWCLNSLELELRGFAQDGVAKGISGGTVVVTLDYTISDYGGEIQSVAGNNVGYGATGGTIFIGGRAGHRLGIRNSGATIVAEAAGKYACEYMTRGRTVILGPIENEIGSGMTGGELLVYDPEHEAPAKLHSRSVAIIDCSFVDYEWIHPLIINYHTRTGSRVADAILKNWADVRRSRWFKKIVPLAVARQAENFAAAGTNAG